The following DNA comes from Coleofasciculus chthonoplastes PCC 7420.
CCTTGCATCTGTGGTTAGGCTTATCTGCCCAAATTACTCTAGGAGAAATTTTCAGTTTCTATGCTGTTTTAATCGCAGGTTGTGCCTTCTTCTACAGTGCAGCACTGCTGTTTGGGTTAATAAGTTCTGGGTTAAATGGCTTCCAATCCTGGTTGGGAGGTGGTGCTGTTTTTACTTTTTTGTTGATCGCCCAAAACAATTGGATATCTAACAGTCCGGCTGACTGGATCAATTTATTTTCTCCGGCTGTAGTTCTACCCTATCTCTATAATCACACCGAACTTCATTATCAAGCCTTTCCATTCTCGGAAAACGACATCCAAACACTGCAATGGTTCCATTTTCCTGTGGGTTTAGCTGGATTAGGTATCGTCAGTTTTGTCTTAGTGAATTATACCTTATGGACAGGTTGGATTTGGCAAGCCTTGAAGCGACGCTTTCAAAATCCCAACGCAGCTATCCTGAGTAAACGACAAAGTTATTGGCTAGTCTCTTGTGTTGAACTCTTGCTGTTAGGATTGGCTTGGCAAAATAGACAGTATGTCTACTCCTCTTATTCAGTTGTTGAGAATCTCGCTATAATCGCCTGCTTCAATGCTGTGTTATTTCTGGGTTTAATTGCCGCACTTTCATCTCATCGCCAGGTAATACAGGATTGGGCGCGTTATCGTCAGCAACAAGGAACAAGTCGCAAACAGGGGGGAATCGTTCAGGATTTAATTTGGGGGGAAAAGAGTCCAGCTATTGTCGCCATTGGACTTAATGTAGTGATTGCGACAACTCCGTTTTTGGTTTGGATTGCCGTGTGGTATGAACCAGGATTTGACAAACTCAAAGCGTTGTTAGCGGTTGCTTTCTTTATCTGCATTACTCTCATTTGTGCTACCCTAGCGCAGTTAATGTTAATGATGAAAACATCCAAGCGGGCGCTGTGGGCAACGGGAACGATTGGTGCTGTACTGAGTTTGCCTTCAATTCTGTTGTTAGTCTTGGGAGTTGAGCCTTCGGATAATCCTATTCCCTGGTTATTTTCGTCTTTTCCTTGGGCAGGAATTGAATATGCGGCTACCTCAGTTATCGCTTGGGCGTTGCTTACCGAATGCCTAATCTGGGGACTATTAACGGTGCAGTTAACACGGCAACTACGCAAAGCAGGTGAGTCAGCAACTCAAGCTTTATTAGCGGGACATTCCTCAAGTCGTCGTTAGAGGCAACTTAATGTA
Coding sequences within:
- a CDS encoding ABC transporter permease subunit, with translation MLLKGIDRLGDWNPQLLRELKGKLKGRNIAIAVGASVLGYLAMFFYGLNQFTRLSDPDAYPYIRSTEIFCKLRDSYLANQDKLSQLREQYRSLQDQFFRYSSAESFDLDKINQLKGSIADVKAKIAHLQGIETVHKCPQDAIDIPLWWQYQQGQMFALLSVIALFILLIVGTYMLIADLAGEERRGTFNFIRVSPQSAQSILFGKLLGVPILLYLAAILIIPLHLWLGLSAQITLGEIFSFYAVLIAGCAFFYSAALLFGLISSGLNGFQSWLGGGAVFTFLLIAQNNWISNSPADWINLFSPAVVLPYLYNHTELHYQAFPFSENDIQTLQWFHFPVGLAGLGIVSFVLVNYTLWTGWIWQALKRRFQNPNAAILSKRQSYWLVSCVELLLLGLAWQNRQYVYSSYSVVENLAIIACFNAVLFLGLIAALSSHRQVIQDWARYRQQQGTSRKQGGIVQDLIWGEKSPAIVAIGLNVVIATTPFLVWIAVWYEPGFDKLKALLAVAFFICITLICATLAQLMLMMKTSKRALWATGTIGAVLSLPSILLLVLGVEPSDNPIPWLFSSFPWAGIEYAATSVIAWALLTECLIWGLLTVQLTRQLRKAGESATQALLAGHSSSRR